ACGCCGTCTTCCGCGTCGAGCAGGCCGGCGGCGTCCTCGGATGCCCCGGGCCCGGCCTCCCGCTCGTGAGAGGGGATCAGCGTCGACTCGGCCGGAAGCAGCGTGTCCGCCACGGACAGCACCGCCGCGGAGTCGATCAGGCCGGGGGTCGCGACCGGCGCCGCAGCCGGCGCGGGAACGACGGCCGGCGGGACGACGGCGACCCTGGCGGGAGGAGCGGATGCCGCGACCCCTCGCGCCGGCGTGGGCGTGGCATCGGAGGGCTCGGCCTCGGGCTCGGGGTCGACCTCGGGAGCGACCTCGGGCTCGGGCACGGCCTCAGGCTCGGCCTCAGGCTGGGCGTCGGGCTCTGGCTCGGGCTCAGGTTCGGCAGGTTCGGCGGGCGCGGGCTCGGCCGCCGGCGCGGCGCTCGCCGCGGGCCGGGGCTTCGCGGGCGCCGCGGGCGCCGCGGGCGCAACGGGCGCAACGGCGCTCGCTCCCGACGGAGCCCAGGCGAGGGCGTCGGCGAGCACGACGCCGTCGCCCACGGGCAGCTCTGCGGGCGCGGCATCCGGCACTCCGACGAGCTCGACTCGGCTGACGTCGGCGATCACGCGCTCGGTCCAGGTGGTCACGCCCTCGCCTGAGATCCGTTCGGAGGTCCCGGCCGTCACCTCCAGCGCGAACGACCCGCGCACCGCGAGGCGCACGGCGTCGCGCTCCGCAAGGACGACCGCGAACGGCGGCACCGCGGAGAGCGACGTGCCGTAGGCGCCGGTGAGCGCCTCGAGCACGCCGCCGAGTCCGCGGCCGTCGGCGAGGAGTGCGTGGATGCGCGCGGCGAGCGCGGGGGACGTGTCGCCGGCCAGCACCGCGAAGCCGTGCGGAGTCACGGCGACCGGGTGCGCACCCGGCGAATAGTGGACCGACATCAGAACCCCCCTGCGGCGACGGCACGGGGCAGCGTGTCGCCGTCGATCTCGTCGGCGAACGACATCGACGGAGCCGTGTCATCGCCCGGGTGGTTCGCGCGTGAGCTCACCGTCGTCGCGTCCACCACCAGAGCCGTGATGTTATCGCGTCCGCCGCGCAGCATCGCCTCGTGCACGAGGCGGGTCGCGGCGGATTGAGGGTCGCTCTCGGCCAGGAGGATCGCGCGGATCGTGTCGTCGTCGAGCTCGCTCGAGAGCCCGTCGGAGCACACCAGGATGCGGTCGCCGGCCTCGGCGGGAATCAGCCAGTAATCGGCGTCTCCGTCGCTCCCGGCGCCGATCGCCCGGGTGATCACGTTGCGCCGGTTGTCGCGCGCCGCGGCGACCGGGTCGAGCTGGCCCGCATCGATCAGCTCCTGGACGACGGAGTGATCGACGCTCACCTGCTCGAGCTCGCCATCGTTCAGACGGTAGGTGCGCGAGTCGCCCAGGTTGA
This window of the Microbacterium sp. SSM24 genome carries:
- a CDS encoding FHA domain-containing protein, with protein sequence MSVHYSPGAHPVAVTPHGFAVLAGDTSPALAARIHALLADGRGLGGVLEALTGAYGTSLSAVPPFAVVLAERDAVRLAVRGSFALEVTAGTSERISGEGVTTWTERVIADVSRVELVGVPDAAPAELPVGDGVVLADALAWAPSGASAVAPVAPAAPAAPAKPRPAASAAPAAEPAPAEPAEPEPEPEPDAQPEAEPEAVPEPEVAPEVDPEPEAEPSDATPTPARGVAASAPPARVAVVPPAVVPAPAAAPVATPGLIDSAAVLSVADTLLPAESTLIPSHEREAGPGASEDAAGLLDAEDGVDATVARPTPAAVPLGDHDGETVSVAEARAMRTGDSAPPPLAPPRPPAPGRVRVSTGQVLLLDRTVVIGRRPRSTRVSGTDLPHLVAVDSPLQDISRSHVELRVEGDSILATDLNTTNGTTLLRPGVDPVRLHPGEGTVVVPGDVIDLGDGITVAIEELS
- a CDS encoding PP2C family protein-serine/threonine phosphatase, with the translated sequence MTSPMTVVYGAATDPGLRRRINEDSHIAEPPLFLVADGMGGHHAGEVASATVIEEFSAFAGRPSLGIDDVRGALATARRRVEALPLGEGTGAGAGTTLTGVVIADVHGEGYWLAINLGDSRTYRLNDGELEQVSVDHSVVQELIDAGQLDPVAAARDNRRNVITRAIGAGSDGDADYWLIPAEAGDRILVCSDGLSSELDDDTIRAILLAESDPQSAATRLVHEAMLRGGRDNITALVVDATTVSSRANHPGDDTAPSMSFADEIDGDTLPRAVAAGGF